The stretch of DNA TCTAATAATAACTTTAATTTAACAAAAATAAGGCTATTGAAATATAGTCTTTTTTTGTCGATAAAAATAGAACGGTTATATATAATAAATACTACAAAATGGAGTATAATATAATTATATAAAAAAGTAAGTAGGTGATGAGTTGAAAGTCAAAGAGTACAGAATTATAAAAGGGTTTACTCAAAATGAGTTATCTGAATTAATAGGAATAACTCAACAAACATACTCTAAAAAAGAGAGAGGGGAAAGAAGCTTTACCTTAGATGAGGTTAAAAAGCTAAAAAAAATATTAAATATAAGCTATGAGGAATTGTTTGGAGAAGATTAACTGAAGAAGGGGGAAATATTATGCAATTATCAATAATAGAAGCTATTGAGATTTTAAAATCAGATAGCGAGAATTTAAAAAGAGTTATGGAATATTATGGGGTGAACATATCAAATAATAAATCAAAATGCCCTTTTCATAGCGACAACCATCCAAGCCTATCAATCAAAGGTGGTAGATATAAGTGCTTTACTAATACTTGTGGAGCAAGTGGTGATTTAATAGATTTTATAAGATATAAGGAATCCTGTAATGTTTTAGAATCCGTAAAAAAAGCTATAGAAATACTAGGACTTAACTATACTATAGAGAAAACTAAGCTAGATAAATTAAAAGAATGGATAGAAAAAAATAATGCTACATGGTATGCAGATGAAAGCTTTAAACTTGAAGATGTTTATTTTTACAATGATAAAGACGACCAACCTGTATTAGCCAGGATAAAATATAAAAACTTAGATACAGGCAAAAAACAATTTAGCCAAGCAAATATAGTAGACTGTGGGGACTACTACAAGCTTGACTATAAAACAGAAAAAATAAACCTAATATATAATATGCCAAGAGTACTAAAAAGTATTCGAGAAAATAAAGAAATATTTTTAGTTGAAGGAGAAAAAGATGCACTAAATCTTCAAAGGATAGGATTCACTGCTACTACTTGCAGAGAAATAACAAGTGTAAGTAACGATGTGCTATCTCCTTTGATTAACTCTAAGTTAGTAATAATACACGACAATGATGAAGCAGGAAGAAAACATTTAGCAAATATCAAGAAAAAAATAATGCCTATAACTAAAAGCTTTAAAGTTCCATTTATAAAGGAGATACATCTCAAAGAAGATACAAAGCAAGATATATCTGATTTTATAGAAAGTAAATTCAATGAAGGTTTAACAAGTAAAGACATAAGAAGCTTAATAATAGATATAGTAGAAAGAACGTTAGATCAAAATAATGTATATGAATTACAACAAGATGAAAAAGGAGTATATAAAACCTTTATAAAAGAAATTGAAGGGGAACAGATAGAAACTAAGATATATCTAACTAATTTCAATGTGATAAGCTTGGTTAGGGTAGAAAACATTGATACAGATGAGGAAATAGTTGAATTTATAATAAAAAATAATCTTAATGAAATTAGAAAAATAAAAGCTAGAAGTAATAAATTATTCTTGGATGTTAAAAGTTTCAATAGTTTTATGAATATGGGCTTTTTCTTTGATGGAAAACCTAAAGACTTGAATATGTTTAAAGCTTGGGTTAATAAATATTTCTTAATAGAGAAAAGAAATGAATATCTATTAACTGGGATTAGAGAAATAGAAAATAAAAAGATGTTAATAACTCCTAATGGAGCATTAATGAAAAATGGAGATATAGACTTAAATTACAAAGCAGATAATCACATCACTTTAGTTAATTTTAATGATACTAAAAGACTAGATAAAGAAACTGCTACAGAGTTATCAAAACATTTGTTTAATTGGAATAGTGAAAAGAATTGCTACAACGTAATAGGAAGCTTAGTTGCCAATATGCTTAACAGTATATACAGAGAATGTAACGGAATCAATGTCCATGTAACAAGTTATGTTGGGGAAAGTGGAAGTGGTAAATCTTTTACAATAGATAATATAACAAGACCTTTATTAGGATTAGATAATGATACTATGGTGTTTTCTTCTATAATGCCACATGGACTTTTAAGGGCATTGAATGACACATATATGCCTACTATTATAGATGAAGTTAAACCAAGTCAAAGTGGAGAATTTAAAAGGCAATTATTATCTAATACAATAAGAAGTATAACTGGAGAATCTACTGTAATAAA from Tissierellales bacterium encodes:
- a CDS encoding helix-turn-helix transcriptional regulator, encoding MKVKEYRIIKGFTQNELSELIGITQQTYSKKERGERSFTLDEVKKLKKILNISYEELFGED
- a CDS encoding CHC2 zinc finger domain-containing protein is translated as MQLSIIEAIEILKSDSENLKRVMEYYGVNISNNKSKCPFHSDNHPSLSIKGGRYKCFTNTCGASGDLIDFIRYKESCNVLESVKKAIEILGLNYTIEKTKLDKLKEWIEKNNATWYADESFKLEDVYFYNDKDDQPVLARIKYKNLDTGKKQFSQANIVDCGDYYKLDYKTEKINLIYNMPRVLKSIRENKEIFLVEGEKDALNLQRIGFTATTCREITSVSNDVLSPLINSKLVIIHDNDEAGRKHLANIKKKIMPITKSFKVPFIKEIHLKEDTKQDISDFIESKFNEGLTSKDIRSLIIDIVERTLDQNNVYELQQDEKGVYKTFIKEIEGEQIETKIYLTNFNVISLVRVENIDTDEEIVEFIIKNNLNEIRKIKARSNKLFLDVKSFNSFMNMGFFFDGKPKDLNMFKAWVNKYFLIEKRNEYLLTGIREIENKKMLITPNGALMKNGDIDLNYKADNHITLVNFNDTKRLDKETATELSKHLFNWNSEKNCYNVIGSLVANMLNSIYRECNGINVHVTSYVGESGSGKSFTIDNITRPLLGLDNDTMVFSSIMPHGLLRALNDTYMPTIIDEVKPSQSGEFKRQLLSNTIRSITGESTVIKGTQNQGFKTYKYNSSLIIAGEETLDETALKNRCNIIWFSCNEMTEDNIKNGGYFLTKEGREAMKSLGMEIYIHILNKWDGEKLLKTLDIIENTYKNESKLHPRIQATFNNTMLGIVVLQSVLSSICGDKINFKPLEEIARLIYQNLKENVLDGEYATKQIYDEVLEAIDDLASGIGQYTIVEGVHYKQDSLYLKFDFKSIYPVLESYYKSRGKILKLDLKTFTGMITKSKYIEGESKDYYKVVKLDGKSRRCYFLSKEKLKGLDMQTLVPNNEIEWEEI